ttctttttttcttcaatcttctcctctattaatatcttcttctcctctttttatttcttcttcgtcttctttttttttatcggatatgtcgttgtcgatataccccgtgtcccgataacttcaacacgaggggggcgcggggttcgacctaccccctccccgataacattattttcccatgtatgtatgtcatcgttgtcgatataaccacctcccggataacttcgaccgtgataacttataccacgggagcaccccccggccctctcgctcgaccaaaactctcgaggacacccaaaccctagaaaaaaacgatgtcggtctcctaccccctcccgccgcgcccctacccttgaagcattgccgaggccaccccaaacccggaataagctaggtctacgtttgcactaatatatccacctgttgtcatgtttgtgtaataattgccatgttgtaatatttgcataaacaatggagcacggacgagacgaggaagcagaagaggtgttgggggacataatcttagccggaggtgatgtcttgtcgtatcttaacgacaatgatggtctggaagaacagggtgaagaagcaggctacggtgatcgaagagtggaggaggaaagacatgattatgatggctccggtgacccaatgctggtgcaagaaggagcccgtggtgacggctccggtgaccgaacagagtccggccaggtaaatatattagttaagcctgtgctgactagctaattgatgcattcattgttttggtatgtacacatattaattaactctcgtctttcttcttttttctagccctctggatcgagcacaacttcggtaaagagacgaggcccgaagaaaaagttgcgctcggatgaaaggtttgagatcacagcaatcgcgcgcgacggccaaccgattgaacccatccggacaaaggaagcatttgctgctcagtgcggggttcttgttagggacaagatcccgatcagcatccaccaatggtataagcctaagaaggaagaccctgaggtgtcttatgtcaatgatatgcagaaagatgatctttggactgagctaaaggcaaatttcaccctaccgccagaggaggatccggagaagccagttaaagagcaattaatcaagtctcatgctcttaagaagatggcagacctattcaggaggtggaagaatgagcggaaaacgtttgtcgacaaagaagagacaccagaattcatcggcaaatatgagaagatcagagatcactggcccgcatttgtggcccacaagacatcggaaaagagtaagaagatgtcagtgacaaacaagaaaaatgctgcgaagaagaagcttcaccatcgcacggggtcaggtggctacctcaaagcccggcctaagtgggccaaggctgagaatgatctgcttgataaagggatcgaaccagagacaatgaactggccagaccgttgccagacttggttcttcggggctggcggaaccttggaccctgtatcagggaagtgcgtttggatggacgagcaaatgagaataccagtcaagaggcttcagcactatatcgatgcagcgcagcaagggacgttcattccagacagagagaacgacgagctcacaatggccctcgggaatcctgagcaccctggacggacacgaggcacgccaggctccgttctgtggaaggctggttttctggacgcaggcggttacaaatgccaggagaggaggaaaaaagtggagaagacccaaattcagaagctgcacgaaagggttcaagcgctagaggaacgagacgtagctcgcagcaaGCGACCCGCCGAAACTActcccgaagctaccccgccatctcagcggagaagcagcgtggcttccaccgagctgcttcagctggagcatgtcttgacgtctcctgctagctaccccatggatgctatcacggagtctcaacattgccaccttatgacgcaatggaagaacttcaaagtcaaggcggctgtcggctctgttcgacctcctgaacccggcgcaacttttcactgtcgtccaattccaaaaggatatgctagggtgacggtggacgaaataacggagggatttgaggacctccagcttgaccaccctatcggtgaaggggagactcggttgggttctgctctgaagactccatgcctatagcggaaggagctcatcaaccttccgaactggacgcctccgcctcctcctcctcctcctccggcgagtaagggcactccgcctcctcctccggcgagtgatcagggcactcagcctccttctccggtgcgtggcggcactccgcctccttctccgcctgcaccggcgcgcccgagcagccagcctcctccttctctgcctcgtcagcaagggcggaagagacccgccgccgctccggctgctccggcgcgtcgtagtccttctcctccgcctcgtaggcaaggaaagaagacagccgcagccgctccgtctgctctgctggcgtctagcagtatagccagaggcgggaggcaatacagatttggtccttctctgaagactccagagaagttacgagaggaccccggaggagaacgcgaagatcgtgcgagccgaagtgacgaacttctttcaaggggtgaaagcaaagaaacatccacctccggaggagaaggtagatccggtgaaagcaaagcgcactctggctgccctgacaaaaccaccaaagtctccgccgaaaggcaactatgagcgcattattgcaaagacatttgtcgaagcggagcggtcgggaagtactgtcagtgatcagaGGTTAAAGGAACgactgggaaaaaaattgcccagctcggcgaacaagcgaaccaatcgtgcccctcgctcaaggtgtctagcgacatcgtcgctaatgatccgaggatggtgcccggttatagcaatcttggagattacctgcccgacgatgtacattatgatttcttggaggtggaggaacacagatacaagtacgggaagcctctcgtcaaagatgaaagatctctaacaacgatgatgcgaagattccatgattggtacatgaaaacctgcagagagtctggggggaggaatactttgacgctgacagttaaagaggagcatgacctcgttggaattgaactgttgaatgttccatttgaggagttcttccagtttttcaatcaaaaggccctcgataaatcaacggtcacttgctactgtctgtaagtagtactacttctgtcattaagtctctctatataggtcagctctgtcattgcatgtatttataattgtcctcactatattatgcagattgaagatcgctgaattgaagaaaagacaaatcggtgatattgggttcattaacacaaatctcatagatgcaactgaggttaaatatcatgccgaaaataccgaggccaacttgctacgatcgttggtaataaatgaaaacaaagatataatactctttccttacaacttcaagtgagtgttactgtcttgtgcatattcggtttcccttattagtccaggttatagtaatgtaattgatgacttatgcatgcgtgcgcaacttccactatattctcctagagattaagcttgagcagggactagtaaccgtcttagactcgagacgaaaagatccccaggactatgcggacatgactcaaatgctcgagaagtaagttaaatcgatcattatccaccatatcagcaactttgttcatttcctgatatcaagtaattattttctttgtctggcagggtttggagaaaattcaccaaaaaagctccgggactgccgaagaagctgcaatttagacacccgaaagtaagtactatagtagcatgttccacgcatctcctagtgattcaagcgctagtttcatcaataccatttagcatgcttgcttatcagtttgattgacctctatttcttgtaaagtggttgtggcaggaacaagggaatgatttctgtggatactacgtttgcgagtccatccgccacacgacctgtgagcggggctactctgacgaacaatatgaagtgcgtaagcaataatattcacaattttattttattaccatcatttgtgttgagtttcatttattcatatatatatgtattgacccccttcttcaaattagatctttcggatgcgggatgaactcctaccaccagatcgtatgcgagcaattcaagaggaattggcggcattcttccttgaccacgcgatcgctgaaaacggagaatactatgtggactctatgttcatatataattaggagattatattgtaagagataattattgtatatatgtagccggtagtgtcggatagatatacgagaacttgttgtttgaccagtctctcggagaaggagaggtggtcgatatcacttctctctgtatgcatatgttcatgacgatcttctgtttccttcatttgcttactagctagcgtgtctagtcctctctatacgtatatagtacgtagcgtcgactaagcacagagataagagaggacacttctctttattaattagctagctaacacaatatatgaaacacctaaattaaccccccaaaacccccaaccccccccccccctttcaaaaaaaatccagcccctgaaatgctgacgcgtggatgccaattggtcccggttagtgccaccaaccgggaccaaaggccctcctgcctgggctcgccgcaccggccacgtggaggcccatctgtcccggttcgtgtaagaaccgggactaaagggctagggcattagtaacgaccctttagtcccggttcaacaaccgggataaaaggcccttaccaaccgggacagatgacccttttttcTACTGGTGTCTCTATAATTAGAATTCTCTATGAAAAATCAATTACACCAGAGCGTTTCCGAGGGCGAATCCACTTCTTATCATATCAAAAGGGCGCGGCTCTGTGTGGTATATATAGTACTGTGGAGCAAGTTTGGGAGTCTTTTTCCACTCATTAAGGATTCTATCTAAAGAAGAAGGTCAATGGGGGAGACTACTTTGAAGTCCGGGCTGAACAAACTACTTCTCCTGCTACCAAAACAGAGAAATAAGGAAATAAGATGGATTCATCTAATAAAATACCCAGTGCCTGTAGTTGAAGAATTGTTGGATGAGTAATCTTGTGTGCGATGggggggcgatgacggcggcgcgccttcggctcgcttcggtgcttgtaatCGTCGTtgggtggtctacggatctggatgtaatttttattattcctggtgttcgttgtactgtcatAATTGAAGATTAATTGACCAGaagtttttcaaaaaaagaaaagaggccctAAAGATATTAATTACACCTTTCGCAAAAAAAGATATTAATTACGCGGCCTGCTTGGAAGAGGAGTCTTGGTAGGGTAGTACTTAATTTAAATTTGCCTTCAAAATACCAAAATTTTACCAGGAAATATCAGCTTTCCGTCTACGTCAACGGTCGAGGTCGTTAGTATACTAGTCTACTCCTGAGTCAGGCCCACCTGACAAGACCACTCTTCACTTGGTTATTAATTCCCGGCTCCACTCTCCCCAGCATCCTGCACGCGCGTGATGAACCAAATTGTTCCAAGTCCAAGTAAGCAAACCATGCCTCGTCTCCATGGCCGCGCCCCAGCTGCGCTTGCCATCCACCACCTCCTTATTTCGTTCCTCCTCGCGCTGCTCCCGCTCGCGTCTGCGCAGCAGGAGTACGAGGCCAACGCGCAGAGCGACTGCTACGCCAACAACGGCAGCTCGGTCCTCGGCTACACCtgcagcaagagcaagagcaaccACGCCAACTCCtcctcggcgtcggcatcggcatGCACCACCTACCTGGCCTTCCGCTCCGATCTGCCCGGCTACGGCTCCCCGATCACCGTCGCCTACCTCCTCAACGCCAGCgcgtccgccgtcgccgccgccaactCCGTGCCTGTCGCCTCCGCGGTCCAGAACGGCAGCCTGCTCCTGGTCCCCGTCCGCTGCGCCTGCACGGCGGCGGGGCACTACCAGCACGACGCCGCCTACGCCATCCAGTTCGACTACGAGACCTACTTCTCCATCGCGAGCGACGTGTACCAGGGGCTCTCCACCTGCCAGGCGATGATGGCGCAGAACCCCGCGCATGATAGCCTCGATCTGTACCCCGGCATCGCCCTCACCGTGCCGCTCCGCTGCGCGTGCCCTTCGCCCGCGCAGACCTCGGCTGGAGTCAAGTACCTCGTGACCTACCTCCTCGACTGGGACGACGACGCGTCCACCGTCGCCGACCGCTTCCGCGCCGACTACCAGACCCTGCTTCACGCCAATAGCATCACCGACGACACCACCGTGTACCCGTTCACCACCATGCTGGTTCCGCTCAAGGATAAGCCCACCTCTGAAATAGCGGTCCTGCCGGAGCCACCCACACCGTCACCGTCACCAGCACCGTCCGATGTGGTGTCAGTCCCGCCGGCGAGTTCCGCTGAAGCAAGCAGTGGTCCTAGGTGGCGGGTCGCCGCCGGCGTTGCTGCTGGATGCAGCAGTGTTCTTACTTTGGGTGCCGTGCTTGCTCTCTTCTTGCTATGCCGTTGGTGTCGGCGGCACGGCGACCGTGGTGACCGAAGCAAGGCCACCCTACCGGCAGTGGAGCATGCTGTGTCAGACGGGCCGGCGAAGGGAGCTTTGATGTGGCCGATGGTGGTGCGCGAGGCGGTGGGGTCGCTGACCGTGTACGACTACGGGGATCTAGAGAGGGCGACGTCATGTTTCTCGGAGGAGCAGCGTATTGGAAACTCGTCGGTCTACCGCGCGGTGATCAACGGCAGCGCTGTGGCCGTGAAGCGAGTACCCGGAGAGGGCGACGTGGGCACTGAGGTGACCCTCCTGGGGCGCGTCAACCACTCGAGCCTCATCCGCATGTCCGGCCTGTGCATGCACGGCGGCTATACCTACACAGTGTTCGAGTTCGCCGAGAACGGCGCGCTCAGCGACTGGCTccacggcggcgaggaggaggagggccgcgtGCTCGGCTGGAGCCAGCGCGTGCAGGTGGCGCTCGACGTGGCAGGCGGGCTCAACTACCTGCACAACTACGCCGATCCTCCCTACGTGCATAAGAATCTCAAGGGCAGCAACATCCTCCTCGACGCATGCTTCCGCGCCAAGCTCTCAAACTTCGGCCTCGCGCTCGCGATCACCGACGACGACGACCGCGGCGGCCCGTGGATGACCCGGCACGTGGTCGGCACGCAGGGTTATATGGCGCCCGAGTACCTCGAGCACGGGCTGATCGGCCCCCAGCTCGACGTGTTCGCCTTCGGCGTCCTCGTGCTTCAGCTCTTGTCCGGGAAGGAGGCGGCTAGAcaagacgacgacggcggcggcggcgagaacgGGAAGGTGGCATTGCTTTGGGAGGAAGCGGAACGGTTGGGCctgggcggcggcgccggcgacctGTTGGACAAGGTGACGGCGTTCGTCGACGGTCGGCTGCATGGGCAGTACCCGTTGGACGTGGTGTTCGCCATGCTCGCGTTGGCACTGAGGTGCGTGGCCCGGGAGCCCCGGACGCGGCCGTCCATGGCCGAGGTGCTGCTTTCGCTCTCGGGGATGTATAATTGGACAATAAATTGGGACCCTCGGTGCCCTGACCCCGAGGGCTCCGGAACTCCTCACGAATAATAGGTCCAGATTACTACTGTACTACCGCATCCAACACGGCGGGTCACCGTCGGTGTATCTTTCCCAAGACGTAGGCATcttagactacccacaatgggagtaatatagatggtaacatcacatttatttaggcaaaatagatgatgtgacatataattaatgaagaaagagaggcatgtggtaatatagctagttactgtaacatcacacatatcaagaaaagatgagtctacaacataataaatgaagtgttgcatgacacaacacatatgttactacccattgtggaggtagtaacattgactagtaacatatgcatgttactagtctaagttactacccattgtgactagtcttatggagACTTGTATTGCTATCGCGATCAGAAATAAACCTCGGCGCTGAGGTAAACTCAGTTCCATAGCTGTAAATAATCATGCCATTTTCTTGTTAGTACTCTTCCTACAaaatcttagagcatctccaacagcgacCTTGAAACAAGACACTTGATGCAAAGAAAACT
This region of Triticum aestivum cultivar Chinese Spring chromosome 2D, IWGSC CS RefSeq v2.1, whole genome shotgun sequence genomic DNA includes:
- the LOC123050030 gene encoding protein LYK5, which translates into the protein MPRLHGRAPAALAIHHLLISFLLALLPLASAQQEYEANAQSDCYANNGSSVLGYTCSKSKSNHANSSSASASACTTYLAFRSDLPGYGSPITVAYLLNASASAVAAANSVPVASAVQNGSLLLVPVRCACTAAGHYQHDAAYAIQFDYETYFSIASDVYQGLSTCQAMMAQNPAHDSLDLYPGIALTVPLRCACPSPAQTSAGVKYLVTYLLDWDDDASTVADRFRADYQTLLHANSITDDTTVYPFTTMLVPLKDKPTSEIAVLPEPPTPSPSPAPSDVVSVPPASSAEASSGPRWRVAAGVAAGCSSVLTLGAVLALFLLCRWCRRHGDRGDRSKATLPAVEHAVSDGPAKGALMWPMVVREAVGSLTVYDYGDLERATSCFSEEQRIGNSSVYRAVINGSAVAVKRVPGEGDVGTEVTLLGRVNHSSLIRMSGLCMHGGYTYTVFEFAENGALSDWLHGGEEEEGRVLGWSQRVQVALDVAGGLNYLHNYADPPYVHKNLKGSNILLDACFRAKLSNFGLALAITDDDDRGGPWMTRHVVGTQGYMAPEYLEHGLIGPQLDVFAFGVLVLQLLSGKEAARQDDDGGGGENGKVALLWEEAERLGLGGGAGDLLDKVTAFVDGRLHGQYPLDVVFAMLALALRCVAREPRTRPSMAEVLLSLSGMYNWTINWDPRCPDPEGSGTPHE